In one Nomascus leucogenys isolate Asia chromosome 13, Asia_NLE_v1, whole genome shotgun sequence genomic region, the following are encoded:
- the TRPV6 gene encoding transient receptor potential cation channel subfamily V member 6, giving the protein MGLPLPKEKGLILRLWSKFCRWFQRQESWAQSRDEQNLLQQKRIWESPLLLAAKENDVQALNKLLKYEDCKVHQRGAMGETALHIAALYDNLEAAMVLMEAAPELVFEPMTSELYEGQTALHIAVVNQNVNLVRALLARRASVSARATGTAFRRSPHNLIYFGEHPLSFAACVNSEEIVRLLIEHGADIRAQDSLGNTVLHILILQPNKTFACQMYNLLLSYDRHGDHLQPLDLVPNHQGLTPFKLAGVEGNTVMFQHLMQKRKHTQWTYGPLTSTLYDLTEIDSSGDEQSLLELIITTKKREARQILDQTPVKELVSLKWKRYGRPYFCMLGAIYLLYIICFTMCCIYRPLKPRTNNRTSPRDNTLLQQKLLQEAYVTPKDDIRLVGELVTVIGAIIILLVEIPDIFRMGVTRFFGQTILGGPFHVLIITYAFMVLVTMVMRLISASGEVVPMSFALVLGWCNVMYFARGFQMLGPFTIMIQKMIFGDLMRFCWLMAVVILGFASAFYIIFQTEDPEELGHFYDYPMALFSTFELFLTIIDGPANYNVDLPFMYSITYAAFAIIATLLMLNLLIAMMGDTHWRVAHERDELWRAQIVATTVMLERKLPRCLWPRSGICGREYGLGDRWFLRVEDRQDLNRQRIQRYAQAFHTRGSEDLDKDSVEKLELGCPFSPHLALPTPSVSRSTSRSSANWERLRQGTLRRDLRGIINRGLEDGESWEYQI; this is encoded by the exons gATCTGGGAGTCTCCTCTCCTTCTAGCTGCCAAAGAGAATGATGTCCAGGCCCTGAACAAGTTGCTCAAGTATGAGGATTGCAAGGTGCACCAGAGAG GAGCCATGGGGGAAACAGCGCTACACATAGCAGCCCTCTATGACAACCTGGAGGCCGCCATGGTGCTGATGGAGGCTGCCCCGGAGCTGGTCTTTGAGCCCATGACATCTGAGCTCTATGAGG GTCAGACTGCACTGCACATCGCTGTTGTGAACCAGAACGTGAACCTGGTGCGAGCCCTGCTCGCCCGCAGGGCCAGTGTCTCTGCCAGAGCCACAGGCACCGCCTTCCGCCGTAGTCCCCACAACCTCATCTACTTTG GGGAGCACCCTTTGTCCTTTGCTGCCTGTGTGAACAGCGAGGAGATCGTGCGGCTGCTCATTGAACATGGAGCTGACATCCGGGCCCAGGACTCTCTGG GAAACACAGTGTTACACATCCTCATCCTCCAGCCCAACAAAACATTTGCCTGCCAGATGTACAACCTGCTGCTGTCCTACGACAGACATGGGGACCACCTGCAGCCCCTGGACCTTGTGCCCAATCACCAGGGTCTCACCCCCTTCAAGCTGGCTGGAGTGGAGGGTAACACTGTG ATGTTCCAGCACCTGATGCAGAAGCGGAAGCACACCCAGTGGACATATGGACCACTGACCTCGACTCTCTATGACCTCACAGAGATTGACTCCTCGGGGGATGAGCAGTCCCTGCTGGAACTTATCATCACCACCAAGAAGCGGGAG GCTCGCCAGATCCTAGACCAGACGCCGGTGAAGGAGCTGGTGAGCCTCAAGTGGAAGCGGTACGGGCGGCCGTACTTCTGCATGCTGGGTGCCATATATCTGCTGTACATCATCTGCTTCACCATGTGCTGCATCTACCGCCCCCTCAAGCCCAGGACCAATAACCGCACCAGCCCCCGGGACAACACCCTCTTGCAGCAGAAGCTACTTCAG GAAGCCTACGTGACCCCTAAGGACGACATCCGGCTGGTGGGGGAGCTGGTGACTGTCATTGGGGCTATCATCATCCTGCTGGTAGAG ATTCCAGACATCTTCAGAATGGGGGTCACTCGCTTCTTTGGACAGACCATCCTTGGGGGCCCATTCCATGTCCTCAT CATCACCTATGCCTTCATGGTGCTGGTGACCATGGTGATGCGGCTCATCAGTGCCAGCGGGGAGGTGGTACCCATGTCCTTTGCACTCGTGCTGGGCTGGTGCAACGTCATGTACTTCGCCCGAGGATTCCAGATGCTAGGCCCCTTCACCATCATGATTCAGAAG ATGATTTTTGGTGACCTGATGCGATTCTGCTGGCTGATGGCTGTGGTCATCCTGGGCTTTGCTTCAG CCTTCTATATCATCTTCCAGACAGAGGACCCCGAGGAGCTAGGCCACTTCTACGACTACCCCATGGCCCTGTTCAGCACCTTCGAGCTGTTCCTTACCATCATCGATGGCCCAGCCAACTACAATGTGGACCTGCCCTTCATGTACAGCATCACCTATGCTGCCTTTGCCATCATCGCCACACTGCTCATGCTCAACCTCCTCATTGCCATGATGGGCGACACTCACTGGCGAGTGGCACATGAGCGGGATGAGCTGTGGAGGGCCCAG ATCGTGGCCACCACGGTGATGCTGGAGCGGAAGCTGCCTCGCTGCCTGTGGCCTCGCTCCGGGATCTGTGGACGGGAGTATGGCCTGGGGGACCGCTGGTTCCTGCG GGTGGAAGACAGGCAAGATCTCAACCGGCAGCGGATCCAACGCTACGCACAGGCCTTCCACACCCGGGGCTCTGAGGATTTGGACAAAGACTCAGTGGAAAAACTAGAGCTGGGCTGTCCCTTCAGCCCCCACCTGGCCCTTCCTACGCCCTCAGTGTCTCGAAGTACCTCCCGCAGCAGTGCCAATTGGGAGAGGCTTCGGCAGGGGACCCTGAGGAGAGACCTGCGTGGGATAATCAACAGGGGTCTGGAGGACGGGGAGAGCTGGGAATACCAGATCTGA